Proteins from one Panicum virgatum strain AP13 chromosome 7K, P.virgatum_v5, whole genome shotgun sequence genomic window:
- the LOC120639810 gene encoding serine/threonine-protein kinase-like protein CCR4: MSPPPPPRLLLLSFLALLALFPPFLLASSSFPLPTIAIAAVRANATASPHHLACALVPCGNGTDYQISCASVTDSSAQPRNYSYGGAGGESTPFSAVVAGDGYLCSAGPTVSRSRPMSMRWWDLKDSEAPSKRVYRGEALSAVSGGGEYVCGIVEQRMQCWRWPLGTVPEDVRFSAVAVGSEFVCGLVAGTGEVRCYGGGDAVSRKPNGSHAMIAAGERHACAVKAEKGEVVCWGEAAAVAAASPSPRIAAGHALSSLAVGDAVTCVLWGNWTVACWPPEEAAPPRSVAQKQFVALEARGKVVCGVLMSDYSFMCWGPGVAGGLRKVFDRVLPGPCAPWESCQCGVWSGSGPLCGGAGGAAVCYPCGYSPPIMALAPTSNSSASGSHWRGKRRPSDLAIALVSAGIGSGVLAAIAAVVAVYCLRRRRSGGSQDTGLIHAEPNGPAAPRVERRLSALLSKGPNTTVEQFPLAALRAATGGFSPSHRIGSGGKGLFLFEYAHSIHSIISR, translated from the coding sequence AtgtctccacctccaccaccccgcctcctcctcctaagCTTCCTCGCTCTCCTCGCCCTCTTCCCACCGttcctcctcgcgtcctcctccttcccgctccccaccatcgccatcgccgccgtcaGAGCCAACGCCACCGCCTCCCCGCACCACCTCGCGTGCGCTCTGGTCCCCTGCGGTAACGGGACGGACTACCAGATCTCCTGCGCCAGCGTCACCGATAGCTCTGCCCAGCCCCGCAACTACTCctacggcggcgctggcggcgaaAGCACGCCGTtctccgccgtcgtcgccggcgatgggTACCTCTGCTCTGCAGGTCCGACTGTGTCGCGGTCGCGGCCGATGTCCATGCGGTGGTGGGACCTGAAAGACAGCGAGGCGCCGTCGAAGAGGGTGTACCGGGGCGAGGCGCTGTCCGCGGTGTCCGGCGGCGGGGAGTACGTGTGCGGGATCGTCGAGCAGAGGATGCAGTGCTGGAGATGGCCGCTGGGTACGGTGCCGGAGGACGTGCGGTTCTCGGCCGTGGCGGTGGGCAGCGAGTTCGTCTGCGGGTTGGTGGCGGGGACCGGCGAGGTGAGgtgctacggcggcggcgacgcggtgaGCCGGAAGCCGAACGGGAGCCACGCCATGATTGCCGCAGGGGAGCGGCACGCGTGCGCGGTGAAGGCGGAGAAGGGTGAGGTGGTCTgctggggtgaggcggcggcggtggctgctgcatcgccgtcgccgaggaTAGCGGCGGGGCACGCGCTGTCCTCGCTGGCGGTGGGCGACGCGGTCACGTGCGTGCTGTGGGGGAACTGGACGGTCGCGTGCTggccgccggaggaggcggcgccgccgcggtcggTGGCGCAGAAGCAGTTCGTCGCGCTGGAGGCCAGGGGGAAGGTGGTGTGCGGGGTGCTCATGTCCGACTACTCGTTCATGTGCTGGGGCCCCGGCGTCGCGGGTGGGTTGCGCAAGGTGTTCGACCGCGTCCTGCCGGGCCCGTGCGCGCCGTGGGAGTCGTGCCAGTGCGGCGTCTGGTCGGGCTCCGGGCCTctctgcggcggcgcaggcggcgccgccgtctgCTACCCCTGCGGCTACTCTCCGCCCATCATGGCGCTGGCGCCTACCTCCAACTCGTCGGCGTCGGGCTCTCACTGGAGGGGGAAGCGGCGGCCGAGCGATTTGGCGATCGCATTAGTCAGCGCTGGAATCGGCTCGGGGGTGCTGGCCGCCATtgccgcggtggtggcggtttattgccttcgccggcggcggagcggcggctcgCAGGACACCGGACTCATCCATGCGGAGCCGAAcggcccggcggcgccgcgcgtggAGCGCCGGCTCAGCGCGCTGCTCTCCAAGGGCCCGAACACGACGGTGGAGCAGTTCCCCCTGGCGGCGCTCCGGGCCGCAACGGGCGGCTTCTCGCCGTCCCACCGCATCGGCTCCGGCGGCAAAGGACTCTTTTTATTTGAATATGCTCATTCCATTCACAGCATCATCTCAAGATGA